The Isachenkonia alkalipeptolytica genomic sequence AAATTCAGCGTCAGAATCAAAAGAATCGTCACTGCGTATTGAGAAAGTTTCATTTTTCTTCGATTAGGCTTCATGGTTCAACGTTCCTTTTCTAGCGGATTTCCTCCAAAAAGGATAATTTGCTGTGGATGGGATTATGATGATCGAACATATAGACCCAGTTGTCATACCCATCTCGATAATAGACTCGATATCCCTTAGTATTGAACAAGGGAAGCATGGGAACTTCCTTTGCAATCTCTTCTTGCAGGGCAAAGATTTTTTCTTTTCTTTTTTCCGGATCCATTTCCACCAGTTGAGCCCTGCCTAAGTCTTCTATTTTTTCGTTATGAAACCCGGAGATCCGATAACGACTTCTAAGACTGTCGCCGTCACTTCCCCAGCCTCCGTGACCGGTTAGAAGGATTTCATAGTTCCCCTCCTGCAGAGCACTGTCCCGGGCTTTGCCGTCGATGCTTTCCACCTCGATGTCAATACCCACTTCAGCCAAGGACAGTTTCAAAAGCTCTCCGATTCGCACCTCACGATTGTCATTTCCTGTCAACAGAGTGAAGCTGTATTCTTCTCCCTCCAACAGTTCCTTTGCTTTTTCGGAATCATAGTCATAAAAACCTACCCTCTCATTGTACCAAATGTGGTCCGTGGGCAAGTACCCGGGGCTTCCCGGGGTCGCCGCCCCTCTAGCCACTTTATCGATCAAATTATCGGCGTCAATGCCGTAGGCAATAGCTCTTCGCACATCTTTATTTTGTAAAACTTCCTGGTCCTCTAAGTTAAACACCAGCCGATATCCCCAAAATCCGGGATCTTCCAATATTTCTACCTCGGAGTTCTCTTGGTAACGTTCCAGTAGGTCCTCATTGATACTTATCATATCCACCTGTCGATTTTCAAAGGCCATAATCGAATCACTAACGGGAACAAATTGAATCTTTTCTACCCCTGGTTTCGGCCCCCCATAATTTTCAAAAGCGGTAAATTCGTAGGTTCCATGTTCACTGCTGTATTCCGTAAGTTGAAAAGGTCCCGAGCCGATCAAGGCCTCCTCTTCATCATAGGTTTCCGGATTCTCCACCTTTTCCCATATATGCTTGGGAATGATCCGCACCCTTCCGATCTGCTCCAAACTTGTTGCCGTGGGCTCATGGAGTTTGAACACCAAGGTATCATCCTCTAGAATCTCGATGGAGTCTACAATGGGTTTTCCTTCCAACAGCACCCCGTTCCAAACCGGAGGATGCTCTTGGAAATACTCGAAGGAAAACTTTACGTCCTCGGCTGTTACGGGCTTTCCGTCATGCCAGGTGTCCCCTTCTCTTAAGGTAAAGCGATAGCTCCTTTCATCCTCGGATAACTGATAATCCTTAGCCAACCAGGGGATTAAGCCCTCTTCTCCATACTCCAACAAACTATCGAAAATCAGAGCCATTTTATAGCCGCCGGGTCCTCTGCCATAATGAAGAAAAGGGGTGGGCAGACCGTAGTCTCCCCCTTCCAGTCGAACCACCGGGTACGTATATTCTCGGCCCTCTTGGGATTCCCGGGCTTTCTCTACCGTCTCCTCCCCGCCACAGGCACTTAATAACAGCAGGGTGGCCACTAGTAACACCGTTAGCCGTAATAATTTGTTATATCCTTTTGCCATGATACTCTCTCCTCTCGTTTATCCTCTCTAAGCTTTGCTTCTTTTATGGGAAGCTTCATAATTTCCAGGTAAGCAGCCCCTGGGTTACCTCGGTTTTTTCAGTAATCTTTCCTTCCTTTTCAAAACTCTTCAGGATTTCCTTAATTTTTTCCCGGTCCTCCTCAAGGAGGGTGGTTACAGCGGCGAGTTTATCCCGATAAAGAGCATAAGCCTCCTCCGAGGTAAACTCATCCTCCCAGGTTCTATGAATATACTCAACCTCCGGGGTATAGCCCCATTGCCAAAGGATGTTAAAGGCATAATATACTTTATTCTGTTTTTTTGCAGACACGCCGTGGCTGCGCTCAAAAAAACGAAATATCTCATCCCCTACTTCATCTTTTCTTTTGACAAAACCACTGAGATAGGCATATTGTTTACCGGCTTTGACCATTTTTTCCAAGGTTTCATAATTAAAGACCCCGGGGGTCATAGAAGCAAACACTAAATCAAAGGCCTTTTCCCAGTGCAGCTTTTTCAAATCCCCATCTTTCCAGTCAAGATGCAGAGGATCGATGTTGAATAACTTCGTTTTCTTCATGTTTTTTCGTAAATGCTCCAGCATATTCTCTGATATATCTAGGGCAGTAACTCTTTTTACCTCCCGGGCCAGGGGCAAGGTATGTTTTCCGGGACCGCACCCGATATCCAGCACCTCCATATCCCTGGTCAGCATATTTTTCGATTTTAAATGATTCACAATCTCACTGCCGAGTTTTTCTTCGGTAAATACCTTTCCGTTAAAAAAATCCGCCCGATTATCCCAAAACCCCTGCTGATCACACCGTTCCCGTTCCCCTTCCTCTTTCCTCCAACGTTCTTTCCAATAGCTTAAATCACGATCCATCCTCTCACGCCTTCCCTTTGTTTTTTGTCCTATAATAAATTCCATAAAAAAAAACCTCTTTCGAGGAATCCATGAACAACCGTTATTCAAAGAATCTTTGTCTTCCGACAAAAATCCTTTTATTACGTCGCCCATCTTCCCACCGAAGATTTCAATGCTTTCCCTTTCATGGCAGGTTTCCTGACTTATGGCTTTCATTCTTCGCCTTCTCGGTTTCCCAATGGCCTAATAAAGAATGCTATACCAAATACAGTAGCGGGGGCTGTAGCGGATTTGAACCGCTTTCCCTTTTAACCCCGGAGCTTCCGGGGCACCATAAAGGTTGATGTAATTGTTATTCTCATCATATCATAATATTTTTCAGGATACAATTAATAAGAGGTTCGATGTTAATACTTTAACATTTTCTTTTTTATTTTAGCAATTATTCATAATGGCCTTAGCATTAGGAATAAAGATTTTTGCCTTCGGAGCCACTTGAATATCTACACGATCTCCAATGAATACTCCCGCCACTTAATTGCTACGAAATTTGAAGTGGGGGAGTATTCATTATCCACTATGCCTTTATTAGACTGTAGCAATCAGGTCCCACATCCCTTTTTAAATTTCAGAAAAAGCCCTTTTCAAAAACAAAGGGGCTTTCGATCCATCGAGGATGTCATGACGCTTTGCAGCTTTTAGACAAAATCGTGAATATGACCTCACGCAGGGACGGTTATAATGTTAGATTTTCAAGCAACCACTCCATTTTTTTTTACGTACCCGCTCGAAATTTTTCCCTATCTTTATTTCACCAATTACTCCAGCTCCTCTAAATGTCCCAATCGATTAATATATTCAATATGGCATTTACCGTCACTTAACATAAACTTATGGATCGACGTATCTCCACAACTTATGGAATGCTCCGTCATCATGGGTAGATTCAGCAGGGAGCGGTAAAGCATATTGATCATTCCTCCGTGGGAGACCATACAAATTTCAGCATCCTTGGGATATTCCTCTTTCAATCTGGACAAAAACGTCTCTGCCCTTGCCCGAAAATTTATCATGGATTCCGTATTAGCATTGGTATGGTGGGGTTTCCTACCATCCTTTGGTAGGGGATATTTTCTCTCGGCTTCTTCCCGGGGCAGTCCTGCTAATAAGCCGTTATCCCATTCCATTAAATCCTCCACTAAAACGATCCTTTTCCCCGTCTCATCCCTAATGAACGCTGCCGTCTCTTTTGCTCTTTTCAACGGACTGGATAGGATTACGTCAAATTCTTCATTGCTAGCGATCCACTTACTAAGCAGTTTTGCTTGTTGTTTTTCTTTGTTTGTTAGGGAAAAATCCGCTCTACCCTCATGGACCTTTAGGATATCGGCTTCCGACTCCCCATGCCGAATTATGATTAATTTCATTTTATCACCTCACAATATTATTCTACATAATCCTCTCCAAATCCTTTATTTTCAGAGAATTCATCCCAAAAAACCTTCGCTATCTTTCGCATGCAAAAACCCATACACACAAAAGGACCCCTTTTTTAGGAGTCCGTATTCTTCTTATCATATTTTAGAAAAAGTGAACAATCAATTTGCTTTGCTCCGATAAAAGAGAGCAAGACTACCATAAACCAAGCCCCAAAGGCAGATACAAGATCCAGCTATTGCTTTGTTAACGCCGATAGTATAGGATAAAAAAAAGAGTTCTGAAGAGCGGATACTACAAGGATACGGGAGGGAAAAAATGAATAATCAATCGATGATGATGGGGATGCTGATAAAAAAATACCGAATCGAACAGTATATGAGTCAAGAGAGTCTTTGCCAGGGAATCTGTGCAGTTTCTTATCTCAGTAAAATCGAAAAGGGAAGTGTTACCTGTAGTGATGAAATTCTACACCAATTGATGGATGTCTTAGGCATTGATTTAAACCACAATCCCGGGAAGATAAAAATGCTAAAGGAGGCCATCGATCATTTTTATCGAAGCTATTTCCTCCACAAACAGGAAGAAATCCACCGATGGATGGACCTATTGAACGAGGAGCAAGAACTGCTACAGCACTCTTCTTTAGCCATTGATTATATGCTTATCCAGGGATTATTCGGATTGACCCGAGTAAGATTTCTTGATGAGGATCCCCAG encodes the following:
- a CDS encoding ABC transporter substrate-binding protein, with translation MAKGYNKLLRLTVLLVATLLLLSACGGEETVEKARESQEGREYTYPVVRLEGGDYGLPTPFLHYGRGPGGYKMALIFDSLLEYGEEGLIPWLAKDYQLSEDERSYRFTLREGDTWHDGKPVTAEDVKFSFEYFQEHPPVWNGVLLEGKPIVDSIEILEDDTLVFKLHEPTATSLEQIGRVRIIPKHIWEKVENPETYDEEEALIGSGPFQLTEYSSEHGTYEFTAFENYGGPKPGVEKIQFVPVSDSIMAFENRQVDMISINEDLLERYQENSEVEILEDPGFWGYRLVFNLEDQEVLQNKDVRRAIAYGIDADNLIDKVARGAATPGSPGYLPTDHIWYNERVGFYDYDSEKAKELLEGEEYSFTLLTGNDNREVRIGELLKLSLAEVGIDIEVESIDGKARDSALQEGNYEILLTGHGGWGSDGDSLRSRYRISGFHNEKIEDLGRAQLVEMDPEKRKEKIFALQEEIAKEVPMLPLFNTKGYRVYYRDGYDNWVYMFDHHNPIHSKLSFLEEIR
- a CDS encoding methyltransferase domain-containing protein — protein: MKAISQETCHERESIEIFGGKMGDVIKGFLSEDKDSLNNGCSWIPRKRFFFMEFIIGQKTKGRRERMDRDLSYWKERWRKEEGERERCDQQGFWDNRADFFNGKVFTEEKLGSEIVNHLKSKNMLTRDMEVLDIGCGPGKHTLPLAREVKRVTALDISENMLEHLRKNMKKTKLFNIDPLHLDWKDGDLKKLHWEKAFDLVFASMTPGVFNYETLEKMVKAGKQYAYLSGFVKRKDEVGDEIFRFFERSHGVSAKKQNKVYYAFNILWQWGYTPEVEYIHRTWEDEFTSEEAYALYRDKLAAVTTLLEEDREKIKEILKSFEKEGKITEKTEVTQGLLTWKL
- a CDS encoding histidine phosphatase family protein, with the protein product MKLIIIRHGESEADILKVHEGRADFSLTNKEKQQAKLLSKWIASNEEFDVILSSPLKRAKETAAFIRDETGKRIVLVEDLMEWDNGLLAGLPREEAERKYPLPKDGRKPHHTNANTESMINFRARAETFLSRLKEEYPKDAEICMVSHGGMINMLYRSLLNLPMMTEHSISCGDTSIHKFMLSDGKCHIEYINRLGHLEELE